A single region of the Microlunatus panaciterrae genome encodes:
- a CDS encoding LLM class F420-dependent oxidoreductase: MGRAYADRPVRIGIQIQPQHADYDAIRRAVAEAEELGVDIAFNWDHFYPLSGEPEGKHFECWTMLGAWAEATERIEIGALVSCNTYRNPELLADMARTVDHISGGRLILGIGAGWFEKDYDEYGYEFGTAGSRLADLAEALPRIEKRWAKLNPAPTRDIPVLIGGGGEKKTLRMVAKHATIWHGFGDPETIERKHRILDEHCADVGRDPGEIERSTAAQGSPDEIGPQLLELGTRMFTVSVGGPDYDLGQLRDWISWRDEVNRG, encoded by the coding sequence ATGGGACGTGCATACGCAGACAGACCGGTCCGGATCGGGATCCAGATTCAGCCTCAACACGCCGACTACGACGCCATCCGCCGGGCCGTCGCCGAGGCCGAGGAGCTCGGTGTCGACATCGCCTTCAACTGGGACCACTTCTATCCGCTCAGCGGTGAACCAGAAGGCAAGCACTTCGAGTGCTGGACCATGCTCGGGGCCTGGGCGGAAGCCACGGAGCGGATCGAGATCGGGGCACTGGTCTCCTGCAACACCTACCGCAACCCCGAGCTGCTGGCCGATATGGCCCGTACGGTCGACCACATCTCCGGCGGGCGGCTGATCCTGGGCATCGGTGCCGGCTGGTTCGAGAAGGACTACGACGAGTACGGCTACGAGTTCGGCACCGCCGGCTCGCGGCTGGCCGACCTGGCCGAGGCGCTGCCCAGGATCGAGAAGCGGTGGGCCAAGCTGAACCCGGCGCCCACCCGCGACATCCCGGTCCTGATCGGCGGCGGCGGGGAGAAGAAGACGTTGCGGATGGTGGCGAAGCACGCGACCATCTGGCACGGCTTCGGCGATCCCGAGACAATCGAGCGCAAGCACCGGATCCTCGACGAGCACTGCGCCGACGTGGGTCGCGATCCGGGTGAGATCGAACGCTCGACCGCGGCCCAGGGGTCACCCGACGAGATCGGCCCCCAGCTGCTCGAGCTCGGTACCCGCATGTTCACCGTCAGCGTCGGCGGTCCCGACTACGACCTCGGTCAGCTGCGCGACTGGATTTCCTGGCGGGACGAGGTCAACCGCGGCTGA
- a CDS encoding MarR family transcriptional regulator, with the protein MNTRDLRTNAGLASALRPSVQRLSRRLRQMRPAELDLNSNQISAMGVLYNNGDLLMGELAAHEKVKPPSMTRIVNGLEARGYVARQADPRDKRQCVVSITAAGREVILADRRRRETWLAQRIAELSPEEREILRQAVPILEKVNHA; encoded by the coding sequence GTGAACACCAGAGACCTCAGAACCAACGCCGGCCTGGCGAGTGCGCTGCGCCCATCCGTGCAGCGGCTGTCACGGCGGTTACGGCAGATGCGGCCCGCGGAGCTCGACCTCAACTCCAACCAGATCTCGGCCATGGGCGTGCTGTACAACAACGGTGACCTGCTGATGGGTGAGCTCGCTGCCCACGAGAAGGTCAAGCCGCCGTCGATGACGAGGATCGTCAACGGGCTGGAGGCGCGCGGCTATGTGGCCCGCCAGGCGGACCCGAGGGACAAGCGCCAGTGCGTGGTGTCGATCACCGCGGCCGGCCGCGAGGTCATCCTCGCCGACAGGCGCCGCCGGGAGACCTGGCTGGCTCAGCGGATCGCCGAGCTGTCGCCGGAGGAACGGGAGATCCTGCGCCAGGCCGTGCCGATCCTGGAGAAGGTGAACCACGCGTGA
- a CDS encoding MFS transporter, producing MTTIAEPTSKAKTRGMFSALRNRNYRIYVSGSFVSNIGTWMQRVAQDWLVLELSGGSGLAIGITTALQFLPMLLFSAYGGLIADRFDKRAILKVTQVWMALCAGVLGVMAITGVAVVWHVYLIALLFGMGTAFDNPSRQSFVSEVVGPEDLPNAIGLNSATFHAARIVGPAAAGLVIAAFGSGWAILSNAVTYAAFIAVLVLIDPKRLFISPPAVRAKRQIREGLVYIRGRSDIMLVLFVVFFVGTFGMNFQMTSALMAQQQFHRGATEYGMLGTFMAFGSLAGALLAARRRSAPRGRFIVCMAVAFGVIEVASGLMPTYWTYAASLPITGLAALLTLTASNACIQLSVDPQLRGRVMAIYAMVLMGGTPIGSPILGWVAEVAGPRWTLIGGGALSTIGVIVSAIVLARRQGLNIAPVLRPRPHFEIHRRAA from the coding sequence GTGACGACCATCGCTGAGCCCACCAGCAAGGCCAAGACCCGCGGAATGTTCTCCGCGCTCCGCAACCGCAACTACCGCATCTACGTCTCCGGGTCGTTCGTATCCAACATCGGCACCTGGATGCAGCGGGTCGCCCAGGACTGGCTGGTGCTCGAGCTGTCCGGCGGCTCCGGGCTGGCGATCGGCATCACCACCGCCCTGCAGTTCCTGCCGATGCTGCTCTTCTCGGCGTACGGCGGCCTGATCGCCGACCGCTTCGACAAGCGGGCGATCCTCAAGGTCACCCAGGTCTGGATGGCCCTGTGCGCCGGCGTGCTCGGGGTCATGGCCATCACCGGTGTGGCGGTGGTCTGGCACGTCTACCTGATCGCCCTGCTGTTCGGCATGGGCACCGCCTTCGACAATCCGTCGCGGCAGTCGTTCGTCTCGGAGGTCGTCGGGCCGGAGGACCTGCCGAACGCGATCGGGCTCAACTCCGCCACCTTCCACGCCGCGCGCATCGTCGGACCCGCCGCCGCCGGCCTGGTGATCGCCGCCTTCGGCTCCGGCTGGGCGATCCTGTCCAATGCCGTCACCTACGCAGCCTTCATCGCCGTACTGGTCCTGATCGACCCCAAGCGGCTGTTCATCTCCCCACCGGCGGTGCGGGCGAAACGGCAGATCCGCGAGGGCCTGGTCTATATCCGTGGTCGTTCGGACATCATGCTGGTGCTCTTCGTGGTGTTCTTCGTCGGCACCTTCGGCATGAACTTCCAGATGACGTCGGCCCTGATGGCCCAGCAGCAGTTCCACCGTGGCGCCACCGAGTATGGGATGCTCGGCACCTTCATGGCCTTCGGCTCGTTGGCCGGCGCCCTGCTGGCGGCTCGGCGCCGATCCGCTCCCCGGGGCCGGTTCATCGTCTGCATGGCCGTCGCGTTCGGTGTGATCGAGGTCGCCTCCGGGCTGATGCCGACGTACTGGACATACGCCGCCAGCCTGCCGATCACCGGCCTGGCCGCGCTGCTGACCCTGACCGCGTCCAACGCCTGCATCCAGCTGAGCGTCGACCCGCAGCTCCGCGGCCGGGTGATGGCCATCTATGCCATGGTCCTGATGGGCGGTACGCCGATCGGCTCGCCCATCCTCGGCTGGGTGGCCGAGGTGGCCGGCCCCCGGTGGACTCTGATCGGCGGTGGTGCGCTGTCCACGATCGGGGTCATCGTGTCCGCCATCGTGCTGGCCCGTCGCCAGGGACTGAACATCGCCCCGGTGCTGCGTCCCCGGCCCCACTTCGAGATCCACCGCCGGGCGGCCTGA
- a CDS encoding DUF2157 domain-containing protein encodes MSRLSTEIHHLVEDRTLSSAQGDLLLHAAQEDLREATGAVPATPDQTATEHAAARRNAVLEVLGYVGGALLLGAIIFLCFLFWGDLGRAGRNLVAVAAVVVAIGGGLALVGLKVRQELGHVLIALGCYALGFAYFNLFTDRDGIASSAVIVLASVVGAVVFRSGAFLFTFWSGSILLAIMLLNYWNADDIASMNLLGSGFLGLAAVLGASGFLLAKPFAWSLAGISGWASGWVWYIKSDGGTWLALTVATVVAALLLLAFVRIRNYALAIIGCLVILSLWPACLYRIVGSAFGVAIGLIAAGAVLIGIVIVLSRRSRTQIRPGTAPHPLPR; translated from the coding sequence ATGAGCAGGTTGAGCACGGAGATTCACCATCTGGTCGAGGACAGGACCCTCAGCAGCGCGCAAGGCGACCTGCTCCTGCATGCGGCGCAGGAGGACCTGCGTGAGGCGACCGGCGCGGTCCCGGCCACACCCGACCAGACAGCGACAGAGCACGCGGCCGCTCGGCGGAACGCGGTCCTGGAGGTCCTCGGCTATGTCGGCGGGGCCTTGTTGCTGGGCGCCATCATCTTCCTCTGCTTCCTGTTCTGGGGAGATTTGGGCCGGGCCGGTCGCAACCTTGTCGCTGTCGCAGCTGTGGTGGTCGCGATCGGTGGCGGGCTGGCCCTGGTGGGGCTCAAGGTCCGGCAGGAGCTCGGTCACGTACTGATCGCTCTCGGCTGCTATGCGCTGGGGTTTGCCTACTTCAACCTATTCACCGACCGCGACGGCATCGCCTCGTCTGCGGTGATCGTGCTGGCCTCGGTGGTCGGTGCCGTCGTCTTCCGCAGCGGCGCCTTCCTCTTCACCTTCTGGTCGGGCTCGATCCTGCTGGCGATCATGCTGCTCAACTACTGGAACGCCGACGACATCGCCTCGATGAACCTCCTGGGCAGCGGGTTCCTCGGCCTGGCGGCCGTGCTGGGGGCCAGCGGGTTCCTGCTGGCCAAGCCGTTCGCCTGGTCGCTCGCGGGGATCAGCGGCTGGGCCTCGGGTTGGGTCTGGTACATCAAGAGTGATGGTGGCACCTGGCTTGCGCTCACCGTGGCCACCGTCGTCGCCGCTCTGCTGCTGCTGGCCTTCGTCCGGATCCGCAACTATGCGCTGGCCATCATCGGCTGCCTGGTGATCTTGAGCCTGTGGCCGGCCTGCCTGTACCGGATCGTGGGCAGTGCCTTCGGCGTCGCCATCGGCCTGATCGCCGCCGGAGCCGTACTGATCGGCATCGTCATCGTGCTGTCCCGGCGTTCGCGTACCCAGATCCGACCCGGCACCGCGCCGCACCCACTGCCCCGATGA